Proteins from a single region of Lelliottia sp. JS-SCA-14:
- the recC gene encoding exodeoxyribonuclease V subunit gamma, which translates to MLRVYHSNRLDVLEALMEFIVEREHPADPFEPEMVLVQSTGMAQWLQMSLAQKFGIAANIEFPLPASFIWEMFVRVLPEIPKKSEFNKQSMSWKLMSLLPDMLASDEFAMLRHYLSDDTDKRKLFQLASRTADLYDQYLVYRPDWLTRWEAGELVDGLPEAQIWQAPLWKALVEHTEKLGQPQWHRANLYERFISTLETASEPPVGLPSRVFICGISALPPVYLNALKALGKHVDIHILFTNPCRHYWGDIQDPKWLARLVARQRRRIFEERAIPLFKDSDNAAQLFDEEGIQNLPNPLLASWGKLGRDYIHMLSDITSSGEGDVDAFAEITPDSLLHNVQLDILDLENRAIAGITAEEFARSDKKRKLDPEDRSVTVHVCHSPQREVEVLHDKLLAMLQDDPELTPRDIVVMVADIDSYSPFIQAVFGSATGDRYLPYAVSDRRARQSHPALQAFISLLALPDSRFISEDVLALLDVPVLAARFDIDEDGLRYLRQWVNESGVRWGIDDDNVQEFELPPTGQHTWQFGLTRMLLGYAMESHQGEWNEVLPYDESSGLIAELVGHLASLLMQLNRWRRELMQSRTLEEWQPLCREMLNDFFLPDTDTEAAMALIEQQWQAIIDEGISSHYDEAIPLSLLRDELTQRLDQERISQRFLAGPVNICTLMPMRSIPFKVVCLLGMNDGVYPRALAPLGFDLMSQQPKRGDRSRRDDDRYLFLEALISAQQKLYISYIGHSIQDNSERFPSVLVQELVDYIGQSHYLPGDELLNCDESEQRVKKHITHLHSRMPFDPINYVDNEQQSYAREWLPAARKEGQAHTDFIQELESRPIETLTFEQLQRFWAHPVRAFFQQRLQVNFRSEESEIPDAEPFTLDGLSRYQLNQQLLNALVEEENAQMLFRRYRAAGQLPYGAFGEIAWDMQCQEMQALADRVVECRQPGKSLEIDLTCNGIQLTGWLQQVQPDGLLRWRPAMLSVSQGLQLWLEHLVYSACGNEGESRLFVRKDGEWRFPPMAADRALAYLEPYIEGYRQGMNKPLLLLPESGGAWIKACYDAQNDAMLTDDVTLQKARSKFLQAYEGNMMVRGEGDDVWYQRLWRTLEPEYFEVITQEAQRYLLPLFKYNQS; encoded by the coding sequence ATGTTAAGGGTCTACCACTCAAATCGTCTGGATGTGCTGGAAGCGCTGATGGAGTTTATCGTCGAGCGTGAGCATCCTGCCGACCCTTTTGAGCCAGAAATGGTGCTGGTGCAAAGCACCGGTATGGCCCAGTGGCTTCAGATGTCCCTGGCGCAAAAGTTTGGCATCGCGGCCAATATCGAGTTCCCGCTTCCGGCAAGTTTCATCTGGGAGATGTTTGTCCGTGTCCTGCCGGAAATCCCCAAAAAAAGTGAATTCAACAAGCAGAGCATGAGCTGGAAGCTGATGTCGCTGTTGCCGGATATGCTGGCGAGCGATGAGTTCGCCATGCTGCGCCACTACCTCAGCGACGATACCGACAAACGTAAGCTGTTCCAGCTGGCCTCGCGAACCGCCGATCTGTATGACCAGTATCTGGTTTATCGCCCCGACTGGCTGACGCGCTGGGAAGCCGGAGAGCTGGTTGACGGCCTGCCGGAGGCGCAAATCTGGCAGGCTCCGCTGTGGAAAGCGCTGGTGGAACACACGGAAAAACTAGGGCAACCGCAGTGGCACCGCGCCAACCTGTATGAGCGTTTTATCTCGACGCTGGAAACGGCCTCTGAACCGCCTGTCGGCTTGCCGTCGCGGGTGTTTATCTGTGGGATTTCAGCCTTACCGCCGGTCTACCTGAATGCCCTAAAAGCACTCGGGAAACACGTCGATATCCACATTCTGTTTACCAACCCCTGTCGTCATTACTGGGGCGATATTCAGGACCCGAAATGGCTGGCGCGGCTTGTTGCCCGCCAGAGGCGGCGGATCTTTGAAGAGCGCGCGATCCCGCTCTTCAAAGACAGCGACAATGCTGCTCAGCTATTCGATGAAGAAGGCATTCAAAACTTACCTAACCCGCTGCTGGCCTCCTGGGGCAAGCTGGGGCGCGACTACATTCACATGTTGTCAGACATTACCTCGTCCGGGGAAGGGGACGTCGATGCCTTCGCGGAGATCACCCCGGACAGCCTGTTGCACAACGTCCAGCTGGATATTCTCGATCTGGAAAACCGCGCGATCGCCGGGATCACCGCCGAGGAATTCGCCCGCAGCGACAAGAAGCGAAAACTGGATCCTGAGGATCGCAGCGTCACGGTGCATGTGTGCCACAGCCCGCAGCGCGAGGTGGAAGTGCTGCATGACAAACTGCTGGCAATGCTGCAGGACGATCCTGAGCTGACGCCGCGCGATATCGTGGTGATGGTGGCGGATATCGACAGCTACAGCCCGTTTATCCAGGCGGTGTTCGGCAGTGCAACGGGCGATCGCTATCTTCCTTATGCTGTTTCTGACCGCCGGGCGCGTCAGTCTCATCCGGCTTTGCAGGCCTTTATCAGTCTGCTGGCTCTGCCTGACAGCCGCTTTATTTCGGAAGACGTGCTGGCGCTGCTGGATGTGCCGGTGCTGGCCGCGCGCTTCGATATCGATGAAGACGGATTGCGCTATCTGCGTCAGTGGGTGAATGAATCGGGCGTTCGCTGGGGCATCGACGACGACAACGTTCAGGAGTTCGAACTTCCTCCTACGGGCCAGCACACCTGGCAGTTTGGCCTGACGCGTATGCTGCTGGGCTACGCGATGGAGAGCCATCAGGGTGAGTGGAATGAGGTTCTGCCGTACGACGAATCTTCCGGGCTGATTGCCGAGCTGGTGGGCCATCTGGCCTCGCTGTTAATGCAGCTTAACCGCTGGCGGCGCGAGCTGATGCAGTCCCGCACGCTGGAAGAATGGCAGCCGCTGTGTCGTGAAATGCTCAATGATTTCTTCCTGCCCGATACGGACACGGAAGCGGCGATGGCGCTGATCGAACAGCAGTGGCAGGCCATTATCGATGAGGGCATTTCGTCACATTATGACGAAGCCATCCCGCTCTCTCTGCTGCGTGACGAACTGACTCAGCGCCTGGACCAGGAGCGTATTAGCCAGCGCTTCCTCGCGGGCCCTGTCAATATCTGTACGCTGATGCCGATGCGTTCGATTCCGTTCAAGGTGGTGTGTTTGCTGGGGATGAACGACGGCGTCTATCCGCGCGCCCTTGCGCCGCTAGGCTTCGATCTCATGAGCCAGCAGCCGAAGCGCGGCGACCGTAGCCGACGTGATGATGACCGCTACCTCTTCCTGGAAGCGCTGATTTCGGCCCAGCAAAAGCTCTACATCAGCTATATCGGGCACTCCATTCAGGATAACAGCGAGCGTTTCCCGTCGGTGCTGGTGCAGGAGCTGGTGGATTACATCGGTCAAAGTCACTATCTGCCGGGCGACGAACTGCTTAACTGCGACGAGAGCGAGCAGCGGGTAAAAAAACATATTACCCATCTTCACAGCCGTATGCCGTTTGACCCGATCAACTACGTCGACAACGAACAGCAAAGCTACGCCCGCGAATGGCTCCCCGCTGCGAGGAAAGAGGGGCAAGCCCATACGGATTTCATTCAGGAACTGGAATCTCGCCCAATCGAAACACTGACGTTTGAACAATTGCAGCGCTTTTGGGCGCACCCGGTACGGGCGTTTTTCCAGCAGCGACTGCAGGTGAACTTCCGCTCCGAGGAGAGTGAAATCCCGGATGCAGAACCCTTTACCCTCGACGGATTAAGCCGCTACCAGTTGAATCAGCAGCTGCTCAATGCGCTGGTGGAAGAGGAAAATGCGCAAATGCTGTTCCGCCGCTATCGGGCTGCGGGGCAACTCCCTTACGGTGCATTCGGAGAAATTGCCTGGGACATGCAGTGTCAGGAGATGCAGGCCCTGGCGGACCGGGTGGTGGAGTGCCGTCAGCCGGGTAAAAGCCTCGAAATTGATCTGACGTGCAACGGCATTCAGCTGACGGGCTGGTTACAGCAGGTTCAACCGGACGGCTTGCTGCGCTGGCGTCCTGCCATGCTCAGTGTTTCACAGGGTTTGCAACTCTGGCTCGAACATCTTGTCTACAGTGCCTGTGGCAACGAAGGCGAAAGCCGCTTGTTTGTGCGTAAGGATGGCGAATGGCGATTCCCACCGATGGCTGCCGATCGGGCATTAGCCTATCTGGAGCCCTACATTGAGGGCTATCGTCAGGGGATGAACAAACCGCTGCTGTTGCTCCCAGA